AAATACACCAAGTATTCAAAACTAAAGAATTTCTCTGAACATCTGGGCTATGGGAAAAACAGGCAAGTTACATTTCCTGTTGTCAGTATGATTTTAGGACCTACTCAACATATATCATGCTGATACTTCTACTGATCTCTTTTTGCATAGCAAATTCTGAACTGTAGATTACAGAACTACAGTCAGCTACAGACAATGTTACAAACTGTGCATGTCACACTGCCATTACTTAGCTTGCTGATAACTTTAAACATCGCACAAGCTGAAACGGTAAGATCAACAGATAACAAGTGCTGCACAGAGCACTGAGAGAAATGCAGAGTTTCTCACCTTGTGATCCGGTGTTGAAGACGACGATGTCCATGGAATCTACGCTGCGAGGCAGGTCGGTGACCAGAGGGGTTAGCCGCCCTTGCAAGCCGGGCCGCACGGCCAGTCTGATGCCTCCCCCGACTTCCCCGCCGGGCTGACGTGCCCCCACCTGGACCCTCAGGTTGAACACGGAGCGGCCGTAGTAAGGGAATGTGGGCCAGTTATCGGAGTTCTGATCGAAGTCCCCTTCGTCGTTCGCCCGCACGTGCCGGATTGTCCGCCGTTCATCCGCCTCGGGCCTGCGACGCCGGAACAGGCTACTGCGGCCTCCTAGATTCTGGAGAAACGTAACACTTTGTGTTTAGGAAAAATCAAACAGCTAGACAGCAGCGGTGCTGGTAACTGAATGAACAAGTATGAACACACAATTAGAACGAAATGTTCAGAGACAAAATAATAGAACAAAATGTTCAGAGACCAAAATAACGCCAATTCATGTGATCTGGCAAGAAATGGCCTCCACCAAAGAGCTCAAATCATTCAAGTACACGGCATGACAAAGAACTCCAATGGTGACCTTGACTACACTTTCCAGATATCATGATCAGATTCAGATTGTCGAAGGACAGAGGAAATCGTAAAGCAACCACAATCTAGAATAGACGACAGTTTCTAAATAACTGGCTGCAAATAGGAAGCCGAACAGGACTAATATGGTAAAGAAACATCTCCCTAAAGCGAATACAAATATTGCACCCTAGGAGCGTGGGCTACATAATCAGATCGAACTTTCGGGCGACTGACAGCGACCATCACCGAGAACTCGTCAGGAAAAATTAAGTGATTAACAGGTTCAGTCTTCTAGTGAAAGAAGTTGACAGTTCCATTAAGCGTTGACTTCGGTCAAAATAAACTCAAGGATTGCGGGCAGGAGAACGCAACAATCAGACTGTGCAGTTGTTGCGAAAAATGACGCCACGAAGAAACCCGTTCGAACTTCCCAGTAAGCCCTTCACAAGACGAGGAGCCGAGGGGTTCCAACTTCCAAGGAGAAAGGATAGGGAACTCACCACAGTCGGACGTGGAAGGGGTGGCAGCCCCGGTCCCAGCTGGAATGTGCCGACCGTCCACTGTATCATCGTGCTCCACCTGCCTTCGTTGTTATCGACGGTGACGGCGGTGTGCCAGAAGCGGTACCTGCCGTTGGCGCGGAGGTTGCGGTCGAAGTCGTGGCGCAGGCTGATGTATCTCTCGTCGTCGACCATCCTGAAGGGCCTCCACATGACGGCGCCCACGTTGGACGCACCATAGTCACGCTGGACGGCGCGGCTGCCGCGGTAGCCGGACGGCGCCCTGCCGGGAGCGATCGCGAGGTAGCGGCCGTACACGGCGCCCTGGAGGAGGACGAAGGTGTCCCCGTCGATCAGGACGCGGTGCACCCGCCACACTGCGTTCAGGGAGAAGACGCGGCCGTGCGGGCGCAGGGAGACCCCCTCCCCGTCGTCGTCGGCGTGGAGGTACGTCTGCTGCGCGCGGTTCCGCAGCCGCACGAAGGCCCCGTCGGGGAAGAGGTCCATCGCGGAGACTGCCGGCAGGCCGGGGTGCTGCAACACCTGCTGACGACCGGCGGCGGCCTGCATTTCCGGAGGGGGATTGGGAGCGGGAGGCCAGAGGCGAGAGCAGAGCAGGTGTTCGTTGGGACGGGACGGTTACGTTTGGGCGCCACGCCAAGGCGGAGGTGTGGGGTATTTCAAGTTAAGGCGTGGCTTCTGGAGTCTGGACTCGCGAGCGCAGGTCGGTTGCGCTTAAAGATATCAACGGGTTCCCCAGGGAATTCTTCCATTAGGGGATACGAATGAGGAGAAATTAACCTCCACAGAGAAACATTTGGTAGGAAGACTTTCCCCATCGAGAATGGTGGGGACGGGGATGGTTGCCTGGTCCCCAACCCCGATCCCCGCCAATCCGCTCCACGAGGCCGCGAAGCACGCAGCAGGCAGCGGTGCCGGCCCATGTAAAGGCCCAGTAAGTCGCGGACATATATAACGCGTCGTCGGCCGTCCAAACCCTAATTCCTCGCTCCCCAATTCCCCATCCGGTCATCGACTCATCCCGTCCTCTAGCCGAGCATGAGCACGGGAGGCGGCAGCGTCCGCGAGCTGACGGTCCTCCTCTCCGCGCTGCGACTTGCGCGCCCTCTGGCCTCTCCCTCCCTCCAGCGCTCTCCTCCTGGCTCCCTCCCTCTTGCGCGCCCTCTCCTCCCTCCTTCACGGCGCCGTCCTCCCTCCTTCACGGCGCCGTCCTCCCTCCGGCGCGGATCATGGCGGAGCAGCCCTCACAGCACTCAGCGGCGCAGATCCATGCCGAGGCTGGGTGGATCTATGGCGGGGCAACGCGGATCCAGGCCGGGCCCGGGCGGATCCTTGGTGTGGTGGCCCACCCATGGCGGCATCGCGCGGGGCGGCACGACCTCCCTCTTGTGGTCGCGGGTGCGGGCGGCGGCGTACCCCGGCGGTGGATCCTCCCTCTCCCTCGAGCTCTGCGGCGGATCTAGCCAAGGAGCACCTCCAGGCTCCAGCGGCGGCGGATCCTCCCTCTCCCTTGAGCTCGGCagtggatctagccgaggagcaccTCTAGCGACGGCGGATTTGGTCGAGGAGCACCTCCAGTGGCTTCTCCAGGCGGATCTGTGACCGTGATGGTCAGATCTGCGGGCGAGGTGGCCGCTCCTAGCCGCGTGCTCGTCGATGGCGTCCACGGCAGCGGCGGCCAGCGTGCTTCACGTGTTGCGGGGATGGGGATCCCCGCGGGGATTAAATCCCCGAgcagggacggggatggggaagaaGTGCTCTTCGTGAGCCTTTACGGGGACGGGGACAGGGGAAATTTGcccccgcggggacggggatggggcggtaacccccgacggggaattccctgTTGACATTTCGAGTTGCGCTCGACGGCCGCTCGTGCCTCCTTTCACCGACATGTGGGGCCATTGCTGGGCCCGAATACGAGGCGGCCAGCCCGTGCCTCCCCTCAGTCGCCAGCTGGCGAATACGCCTGGGTTGCTGCTCCCATAATCTCCCTATAATGATTTGAGAAAAAACAATATATTATTAATGAACACAGTTAAGATAGTAAGCACATATTCATTATTACTGTGGGCCGTGGCACAAGAGCAAAGAGATATCATACGATACTTAGCACATGTCATGAAGCATTCGCAAACAACACATGTTGTATAGCCATCGCAGCCATTATGATTCTATTCAGCCATAGAGTAGCCATTATGGTTCTATCCAGTCATACATTACATGCACATCAATTACAGTTCACGATCAAAATTCATGACCATACCGAACACTATAGCCGGTAGCTTAGAATGCCGATCCAAATATACCGCAACAATTAGAGTAGAAATATAATGCTATAGGCAAACTAAAAGAGTACTGAACTTCAGTTGTAAATGAGGATTCAGATACATGTAAATCATCACTCCACTGCAACCGGTAGAGGCAAAAGCACTGTGACCTTCCTTCGATGATTAGTTCTCTTCGATCGCACTGCAAACAGGAGAGGTAAAGAGTTATTATGTTTAGAGGGATCAAGAAAATCAGGTACACATGTAAGGTCAACAAGTTTTAGACTAATAAATATAAAGCTCCAAATGATGCTCACATGGCTATCTAGACAAAAACATGGAGTTTTTCTTTTTTACGTGTGCACTCAAATTTCACCAAAAATTATAAACATGAGATGTCAAACATGGCCTATTCAAAAGAGGCAATTGCATATATTGTCTACCAACTAACTGTTACACTGGGCCAGAAATCTATGCCAAGCAAAAGAGCTTTCACATAACTAATTGAATTATTGGTGACCACAGCTAGGGTGCAACCACGGAAATTCAGATACACATGTAAGGTCAATGACTTTCAAGTTTCAACTTAGGGCGTCCCCAACAGAGCGATGCAAATCACCAGCAAcgtggaagagagagagagagagtaaacaAAGTAGAAAATGTTTGCTGCACATAGTAAAAGAAAGGGAGGACCACAAGTTCATAGACTGTGAGTTACTTGGGCCCCGTGCGAGCATAGCGCTTGACATCTCGCTGGCGACTGTGAATTTTGCATTTTCTTTCCTCCACCTGGACTAAAATATATTATTTGCTAGCGTTTTGCACCCTTGTTGGGGATGCCCTTATCTAAGTGTGTGGGGCAGGGAGCAGCAGCAATCGAAAAGAAAAAATGTATAGCAAGAAAGCATAAATGTCTAATCTACAGCCAACTTGAGTTTGCAGTCAGATCTCAGAATGAAAGTACTTTGAAATTACTGGTGCCAGGAAAATGAGTGTATCAAATTTTAAAAACTGTATTTTCACGCCTGCAATTATACTTTGGTTTACTTTAGCTTGGTTCATTTTATGGTGGGGAGCTCTCTTCTCCTCCATTTACAATAAAAGAAGGGACTTATTTACTGAATCTGAATTGTGCCGCTGAAATGTTTGTTACCCACTTGTAATTTTGGCATGCCTAAGAAAAGGACCAGCCATGACATCACACACTGCACGATGTCAAGAAGCAGTATAGAAAAGAAGGTACCACTACAACATGTATCATAACTACAACAAGATTTGGTAGACAAATGACAAGCACACATGAACAAGCAACACATGTCGCGAACAGACATATCCTTGTAAAAGAGTAGGCCATAGAGAGAGCAACAATCCCCTTACCATAGTGCCATATATGTCAACCACCAGAATAGATGTGCAAAGCCAATACAGCTAGGAAGGAGCAATGGAGAAGTATAGAAGAGATGCTATGATCGAGGGAAGAAATTAGGAAATGAACAAAGCAGGTAAGTGTGAGAGTGCACCTAGTTTGTTAGTTTCCCCCATGCCTATTTTCTAACAGCTAGAAACCTAAGAATATAGTAGCAGGGATCGAGGAAAGAAATTAGGAAATGCCTAATTAGTAATTCAAACCTAAAGGTTAGTATGCCGATGAAGCATTGTTTCGTGCTTCAACCAACAAATTATGAAAGCTCAATGGCTTAACAATACCACATCGCAAAACCCATAAAAAAGCATAGATCCACAAGAGCAACACCATACTTAAATCCCATGATGTTACATGTCTTCAAGCGGAAATAATGTACCGAACAAGTAGCTCAATTACTTTCAGATAGATAGATACCTACAGTTCACAGTTGTGTTTCAATCTAACATTGTATTAATTAGAAATATATGTAAGTTATGCACAAAATAATATCATATACTATGAAAGGGAGTTTCACATACTTGACAACCCATGATGGCTCCATCACTTCAGCTCTGCCTTCAATACTAACCGCACCCCATATCCTGTTTTGCCCAATTAGTGTTCCATGGATCCATGTTGTTTCAAAGCTGCAAAACTACCGCAACTAACATCAACTTGAACACTAATATGTGTTTTACTCTTTGTATCGACCAAACTGATAAACATTAATTATATACAACATCAACATTCGGCCTCACAATCAGATTTTACAAATAGCTAAGGGAACCTTTTTTTGAGGACAAGTTAATCAATTTGAATCTAAAAAGGTCAAGATGGATGGATGAGAAGCGATGACCACCTGCGTTCAAACAAATGCAGCCTGGTCAACAATCTATATAGAAACCTTAGTAAGCTCTTCGTAGAAGAAAACAAAGGATTGAATGTGCTAAAAACTATTTTATAATTGTTGAGAACATAACTCAGGGATGAAATTTGGTTGAAACAGTTGATAGTTAAGATGCATAGTACTTAACTAAAAATATGTATCAACCAATGTAGTAATTATTTAGTAATGCAAATAGATATGTCAAGATCCGTTTATAGTTTATCTTTTTTCATCAAGCAAGATATTGAACATTTGAAAAATCTATTTGAACCAAATAGGGTGGGAAAGCATAGAAAATCGGTAAAAGAAAAAGAATGAGACCTTGCTGGCTTGTGATAAAGCTTGCAGAAGCCATGGTATTGGTTATGGCTTCCTGCCATGGTGATTATGCCCACCTAGACACTTCAGTACAGTTGTCCCTGCCATCATCAAACTCTGCAGTGAATGCTAACTAAATAAAAAATCTTGAACAAACAAATAATTTTGAGTTAGGTAAATAAGAAAGTTGGTATACAATATGCTCAAGAGAGCCTGAGTGATGGAGAAGGGAAAAGAATAAGTTGCTCGGCTGATTCGCTTTGTTGCCTTCGGGCTGTTGCTCAGCACGAGAGCACCCGAGGCCATATTTTTCTCCAGAGCAACAACGAAGAACGAAGCACGCAACGAGAGCGGATCTAAGCAGTAGGAATGGGGAACAGAAGTTTACTGGCACCACTCGCGAATAAAGATTCCCTGCTTGTGCACTATATTGCTGGGATTGTAATGGAAGAAAACGACGGCTTTAGAAGAGGCGGGCAAGACCGTAGTGTGTTGTTGGGTCCAAGGACGCGATGAGGAAGGCGGAGATCCCTCTCTCATGGATCGAGGAGCAacaatgtaacacctctggtgttacgagctcacttAGCACCTAGATTAAGGCCTAAGAGAAATTATCAAAGCAAGTTTCTCAGGTGTTAGAGTTAAAACTCGCATAaaggtgctaatgaaaatcctgaCAAGGAAATAGACGGGTAGATTTAATCGTTGGCACGAAAAACAATTTTTGTAAACaacataaaatataacttgtatttagtacttaaataaaaatttgaagtgcaagttaGTAGATGAGAATGCAACTTTTACTTTAGTGAGTGGAAGTTGTTTAATAGTAAATCTAATAGCTTGGGAATCAAACCCGAAACTTAGAACGAGAGCTCATCGAGAATCAGCAGGAACTTGAGTTTATGTTAAAAGTATCGATCTTTGGCGAATTACTAAACAAACAGGTTAAATAATTCCTAGATGTTTATTTCTATGAGTTAGCATGAAGTCTGCGCTAGGTCATGACATGTTGTTTAGTTGAGGTTGACGAGGCTTAGACCGTTTAAAATTTTAACCAAAAGTGTTAATGGTTGTTTAGTTCAAACGGGACTCTCGTCCTTTCTAAGTCTGAAACGATGATAGACAATGCCGTTTTGGCACTTAGATTTCAACAAAAACGGATTAAGCAATATATCTATGTTTCTACACGATTGGTTGCATCAAGGTGTGTACTTGAACGTGGTGCAAGTTGTAGTTGCGATAGAGGTTACGATGTTCACTCAACAGCTGCCAAACTTCACTAGAACGCGCTGTAACCATGTCGTTAGCACTCCGTTCGTGAACTGGGGTTCAGGGCGACGAACTCATCTTGGCATACTTGTGTCTTTTCCCCTATTCATTCGTTAGagttatctcgttagcttgtgaggcgtaatcgaatttctaagagtttcggttgtcgttgattatttacatctatgcgttgcatccacgtatatcataataggaacaacgatggatcatggagatgacCGAAGTAGTGAAAAATACGGTGCCTTGATGATTGTGTCGCCAAGATAGAAAGTTAACTTGGTTATATTTTTTCTAGGctagccccggtgcataacccttattttaaataatcactggatatatatgtgatgtgcatttacgttacaggcattttatgaaaactacatgcatagatatacctacctatgagtcctactagcataggtcgagtagctgctatgctaaggattttcggtagcatgagtaacctgccattactcacaataggtgattattattaccactcttatgataaaatggtgaaagaaaaatggagatcgagcagggatatggtatgggtattggtgggtgtgaaGGGTTATGTCCCGCAGCcaacaggtgaaaggtcctaatatggctagaggggggtgaatagcctatttaaattctacaaatcaactagagcaatttgattagtatgacaaatggcgaaatgcaaacttactctagctctacaagggttgcaagccacctatccaacaattctagtagcaacAATCACTTAACACAACACTTGCAATCCTACTTGCTAGATGAACTTGAATAACAATGCAATCTCTCaatactaattacactaaagagcttgctacagctagtttgtaagaatataaatgagtgagtaggatgattataccgctgtgtagaggaatgaaccaatcacaagatggagattaagccaatcatcgggagaatgcaaatgacaagagacaaccgattttctcccgaggttcacgtgcttgccaacacgctagtccccgttgtgtcgaccaacacttggtggttcggtggctaagaggtgtttcacaaacctcgtccacatgattggacaccgcaagaacctacccacaagtgaggtaactcaatgacacgagcaatttactagagttacctttcggcactctaccagggaaggtacaactcccctcacaatcaccggagatggccacgaacaatcatcaactcgtgccgatcctccaccgccgcaccaagccgtctaggtggtggcaactaccaagagtaacaagcgaaattcgcagcgcaacacaaataccaagtgcctctagatgtaatcactcaagcaatgcacttggattctctcccaatctcacaaagatgatggatcattgatggagatgagtgggaggactttggctaaactcacaagattgctatgtcactGAAAATATGCAAGACAGTgagtttgagccggccatggggcttaaatagaagcccccacgaaatagagctgttgtaccccttcactgggcacaacacggggtgaccggacgctccggtcctactaaccggatgctggacccagcgtccgatcgcccgatgtcAGCCACGTGTCAAACTTATTTTAACTATGACTGCCAGATCTCAATGGTcgacagttgaccggacgctccgccacaagtgaccggacgctgaacccccagcgtccggtcgtttacagtaaggttccaaaaccgattttcttcgaccggacacgtccggtggcacttgaccgaacacagccagcgtctggtcagttaccCTAATTTCTGTGCAGCTACATCAgctctgaccgaacgctgccttccagcgtccggtcagttagagCCCCAGCGTTTGGTCGCTTGACCGATGCCAGGTTATCACTGCCACTCCTAACTGGACGAgtcggtccctctgagaccagcatccggtcagttgtaaaacagcgagactgaccctctatcatctctatctccttcacccttgcttaaatgtgccaaccaccaagtgtatcaccttgtgcacatgtgttagcatattttcacaaatattatcaagggtgttagcactccactagatcctaaatgcgtgtgaaatgaattagagcatctagtggcactttgataaccgcattttgatacgagtttcactcctcttaatagtacggctatctattctaaatatgatcacactcactaagtgtcttgattactaaaacaaaatggctcctacattttatatatttgccttgagccttttgtttttctctttcttcttttctaagttcaagcCTTCGATtataaccatgccatcactattgtcatgatcttcgtcattgcttcatcacttggagtagtgctacctatcttatgatcactttgataaactaggttagcacttagggtttcatcaattaatcaaaaccaaactagagctttcaacagggcatagcttggttacactgttttctctgttcgtgtcggttaaggaccggccgttgcattggattatagtaaggtcacagacttattatcctaagcacatacttgtttatgggagcatggaaggctcgttgctctcttgtcgtgagtttcggctctttctagaccgactgattagaggcagggatggtggaggtctaagcaccacactaagtctaggactcaggtgtggaggcttggagtccaagtttgacggggacctggaccccttgataggagagtgatgggttggtcctgcttgtgcctagggtgcaAGCGGGGCATTTGTTTCGGGGTAcacagctgggcacattggttcgcgaatcgccaaATAATccgatacgacttgtctacaatctagcgtCGTAGTATGAACTGGAAAATAAAAGGTGGTaaaatggatctgtttgctcaactcttgcttgaaagtggaataggtgcttacctagaatggttggaTAATAAACTAagcatgactgctaataagaaatctacataaggattcactactagtattgcttttcgcaaaaagaaaaTCCAGCAAACCAataagcctatcatatcctttggagtcagaaaattatttctactagtcgggtaagtcttgcggagtataattgagtactcagggtttgttctaccctgttgtaggtggcagaaacatgtggagctgacacttatgtgtggaaacctcctggtgggctcagcgaggatttccttaacgttgcgaacatagagtttatttgaaactttcacccaaaatgttttacaatggaaaaagcTTATAACGAATCACATGCTAATGTTTAatttgtcattaaatgattttattttcgcTAAAACTCTTATAACATGATCATATTTCgatgttataaacaataaatattatactctgacgttgcataaaaagtgatgtaagaaatgactaaatgttgtaagctttattc
The nucleotide sequence above comes from Miscanthus floridulus cultivar M001 chromosome 18, ASM1932011v1, whole genome shotgun sequence. Encoded proteins:
- the LOC136519808 gene encoding uncharacterized protein → MDLFPDGAFVRLRNRAQQTYLHADDDGEGVSLRPHGRVFSLNAVWRVHRVLIDGDTFVLLQGAVYGRYLAIAPGRAPSGYRGSRAVQRDYGASNVGAVMWRPFRMVDDERYISLRHDFDRNLRANGRYRFWHTAVTVDNNEGRWSTMIQWTVGTFQLGPGLPPLPRPTVNLGGRSSLFRRRRPEADERRTIRHVRANDEGDFDQNSDNWPTFPYYGRSVFNLRVQVGARQPGGEVGGGIRLAVRPGLQGRLTPLVTDLPRSVDSMDIVVFNTGSQGAQNLVYPDIP